A genomic region of Bradyrhizobium sp. ORS 278 contains the following coding sequences:
- a CDS encoding RT0821/Lpp0805 family surface protein has translation MSRPETAFAKMEDAEVTGSVTSPPEREPTEADLAFARNAASDVLTKGTKDSSQPWQNPQTGARGSVTPIAKAYTAENGRTCRDFLASYVNGKTERWLQGSACRIERGRWDIQTLKPWQQS, from the coding sequence ATGTCGCGTCCGGAGACGGCGTTCGCCAAGATGGAGGACGCGGAAGTCACCGGCAGCGTCACTTCACCGCCGGAGCGCGAGCCGACCGAGGCCGATCTCGCCTTCGCCCGCAACGCGGCGTCCGACGTGCTGACCAAGGGCACCAAGGATTCCAGCCAGCCCTGGCAGAACCCGCAGACCGGCGCGCGTGGCTCGGTGACGCCGATTGCCAAGGCCTACACGGCTGAAAACGGCCGCACGTGCCGGGATTTCCTGGCAAGCTACGTCAATGGGAAGACCGAGCGCTGGCTGCAGGGCTCGGCCTGCCGGATCGAGCGGGGGCGTTGGGACATCCAGACGCTCAAACCCTGGCAGCAAAGCTGA
- the aroC gene encoding chorismate synthase, whose protein sequence is MSFNTFGHMFRVTTFGESHGVAIGCVVDGCPPRIPLEAAEIQTDLDRRRPGQSRFTTQRQEPDQVKILSGVMADPDTGAQVTTGTPIALLIENTDQRSKDYSEIKDKFRPGHADFTYEAKYGLRDYRGGGRSSARETATRVAAGAIARKIIAGVKVRGALVQMGPHKIDRDKWDWDEIARNPFFCPDKDKAAFFEDYLDGIRKSGSSIGAVLEITAEGVPAGLGAPLYGKLDADLAAAMMSINAVKGVEIGAGFGAAELTGEANADEMRSANDGTRFLSNHAGGILGGIATGQPIVVRFAVKPTSSILTPRQTVDRAGHETEILTKGRHDPCVGIRAVPVGEAMMACVLADHLLRHRGQVG, encoded by the coding sequence ATGTCCTTCAACACCTTCGGCCACATGTTCCGCGTCACCACCTTCGGCGAGAGCCATGGCGTGGCCATCGGCTGCGTGGTCGACGGCTGCCCGCCGCGGATTCCGCTGGAGGCGGCGGAGATCCAGACCGATCTCGACCGCCGCCGGCCGGGCCAGTCCCGCTTCACCACCCAGCGCCAGGAGCCGGACCAGGTGAAGATCCTGTCCGGCGTGATGGCCGATCCCGACACGGGCGCGCAGGTCACCACGGGCACGCCGATCGCGCTGCTCATCGAGAACACCGACCAGCGCTCCAAGGACTATTCCGAGATCAAGGACAAGTTTCGCCCGGGCCATGCCGACTTCACCTATGAGGCGAAGTACGGCCTGCGCGACTATCGCGGCGGTGGCCGCTCCTCGGCGCGCGAGACCGCCACGCGGGTCGCGGCCGGCGCGATCGCGCGCAAGATCATCGCCGGCGTAAAGGTGCGTGGCGCGCTGGTGCAGATGGGGCCGCACAAGATCGACCGTGACAAGTGGGACTGGGACGAGATCGCGCGCAACCCGTTCTTCTGTCCCGACAAGGACAAGGCGGCGTTCTTCGAGGACTATCTCGATGGCATCAGGAAGTCAGGCTCCTCGATCGGCGCGGTGCTGGAGATCACGGCCGAAGGCGTGCCTGCCGGGCTCGGCGCGCCGCTCTACGGCAAGCTGGACGCCGACCTCGCCGCGGCGATGATGAGCATCAACGCCGTGAAGGGCGTCGAGATCGGCGCCGGCTTCGGCGCGGCGGAATTGACCGGCGAGGCGAATGCCGACGAGATGCGCTCGGCCAACGACGGCACGCGCTTCCTGTCCAACCATGCCGGCGGCATCCTCGGCGGCATCGCCACGGGGCAGCCGATCGTGGTGCGCTTCGCGGTCAAGCCGACCTCGTCGATCCTCACCCCGCGCCAGACCGTCGACCGCGCCGGCCATGAGACGGAGATCCTGACCAAGGGCCGCCACGACCCCTGCGTCGGCATCCGCGCGGTGCCGGTCGGCGAGGCGATGATGGCCTGCGTGCTCGCCGACCACCTGCTGCGCCATCGCGGCCAGGTGGGGTAG
- a CDS encoding adenylate/guanylate cyclase domain-containing protein, producing the protein MSDINSARLQALIDWMMDGARSAATPPQMMAEACERMTQAGVPLWRVGVFLQTLHPEIFGRGFLWRPGAEVVVNSVDFGFSESEEFRRSPLSVVFEQGREVRADPFAASSEAFPILMDLREEGVTDYLALPLVFLDGDVHASSWTTRQPGGFTEAQVDAIRSLIPALSRYIEIIGLRRIASMLLDTYVGNRAGERILAGQIRRGHTDTMNAVIWLSDLRGFTALSDRLPPETVVDILNQYFDCQVAEIREHGGEVLKFMGDGLLAVFPIPKQDGDTAAVCARARDAARAARVRVAALEYPIGETVERFRFGVALHVGRLLYGNIGGGQRLDFTCIGPAVNLAARLEKIAARLKRTVVASEAFAGACPESWQDLGAFPIAGLATEQRVFGLREEGD; encoded by the coding sequence ATGTCCGATATCAATTCCGCCCGTCTGCAGGCCCTGATCGACTGGATGATGGACGGCGCGCGCTCCGCCGCGACGCCGCCGCAGATGATGGCTGAGGCGTGCGAGCGCATGACGCAGGCCGGTGTTCCGCTCTGGCGCGTCGGCGTCTTCCTGCAGACCTTGCATCCCGAGATCTTCGGGCGCGGCTTCCTGTGGCGGCCCGGCGCGGAGGTCGTGGTCAACTCGGTTGACTTCGGCTTTTCGGAATCTGAGGAGTTCAGGCGCAGCCCGCTCTCCGTGGTGTTCGAGCAGGGGCGTGAGGTCCGCGCCGATCCGTTCGCCGCATCATCCGAGGCCTTTCCGATCCTGATGGATCTGCGCGAGGAGGGCGTGACGGACTATCTGGCGCTGCCGCTCGTCTTCCTGGATGGCGACGTGCATGCGTCGAGCTGGACAACCCGACAGCCCGGCGGCTTCACCGAGGCCCAGGTCGACGCGATCCGGTCGCTGATCCCAGCCCTGTCGCGCTACATCGAGATCATCGGACTGCGCCGCATCGCGTCGATGCTGCTCGACACCTATGTCGGCAACCGTGCCGGCGAGCGCATCCTGGCAGGGCAGATCCGCCGCGGCCATACCGACACGATGAACGCCGTGATCTGGCTGTCGGACCTGCGCGGCTTCACGGCGCTGTCGGACCGTCTGCCGCCGGAGACCGTGGTCGACATCCTCAACCAGTATTTCGATTGCCAGGTCGCCGAGATCCGCGAGCATGGCGGCGAGGTGCTGAAGTTCATGGGGGACGGTCTGCTGGCGGTGTTTCCCATTCCTAAGCAGGACGGCGACACGGCCGCGGTCTGCGCCCGCGCGCGCGATGCGGCGCGCGCCGCCCGCGTCCGGGTCGCGGCTCTGGAATATCCGATCGGCGAGACGGTCGAGCGATTCCGGTTCGGCGTCGCGCTGCATGTCGGCCGGCTGCTGTACGGCAATATCGGCGGCGGCCAGCGGCTCGACTTCACCTGCATCGGCCCCGCCGTCAATCTCGCGGCCAGGCTGGAGAAGATCGCCGCGCGGCTCAAGCGCACGGTGGTCGCCTCGGAGGCCTTCGCAGGCG
- the pdxH gene encoding pyridoxamine 5'-phosphate oxidase, whose protein sequence is MTDPTSIKHQTTLTSGTSADFTQAGEPFALFAEWFAEASKSEPNDPNAMALSTVDADGLPDVRMVLMKGYDADGFVFYSHKASQKGQELAANPKAALLFHWKSLRRQVRIRGLVTPVTDAEADAYFATRPKQAQLGAWASKQSQPLESRFAFEQAIAKVATQYIIGEVPRPPGWSGWRITPVRMEFWHDRPFRLHDRIEFRREAAGQPWTKVRMYP, encoded by the coding sequence ATGACCGACCCCACGAGCATCAAACACCAGACAACCTTAACATCCGGTACATCGGCTGATTTTACCCAGGCCGGGGAGCCGTTTGCGCTGTTTGCCGAGTGGTTCGCCGAAGCCAGCAAGAGCGAGCCGAACGATCCGAACGCGATGGCGCTGTCGACCGTGGACGCGGACGGCCTTCCGGATGTGCGCATGGTGCTGATGAAGGGCTACGACGCCGACGGCTTCGTCTTCTACAGCCACAAGGCCAGCCAGAAGGGCCAGGAGCTCGCCGCCAATCCAAAGGCCGCGTTGCTGTTTCATTGGAAGTCGCTGCGCCGGCAGGTGCGCATCCGCGGGCTCGTGACGCCGGTGACGGACGCGGAGGCCGACGCCTATTTCGCGACCCGGCCGAAGCAGGCGCAGCTCGGCGCCTGGGCCAGCAAGCAGTCGCAGCCGCTGGAGAGCCGGTTCGCCTTCGAACAGGCGATCGCCAAGGTCGCCACGCAATACATCATCGGCGAGGTGCCGCGTCCGCCGGGATGGAGCGGCTGGCGCATCACCCCCGTTCGCATGGAGTTCTGGCACGACCGGCCGTTCCGCCTGCACGACCGCATCGAATTCCGGCGCGAGGCTGCCGGTCAGCCGTGGACCAAGGTGCGGATGTATCCGTAG
- the fabI gene encoding enoyl-ACP reductase FabI — protein sequence MAQISGLMQGKRGVILGVANNRSIAWGIAKAARAAGAEIALTYQGDALKKRVEPLAAELGGLVLGHCDVTDPATIDAIFDVLKEKWGKIDFVVHAIAFSDKDQLDGRYIETTQDNFSKSMLISCYSLTAVAQRAEKLMTDGGSIITLTYYGAEKWMPHYNVMGVAKAALEASVRYLAADLGEKNIRVNAISAGPIKTLAASGIGDFRYILKWNEYNAPLRRTVTIEEVGDSALYLLSDLSRGVTGEVHHVDSGYHVVGMKRPEAPDISLSNSAGAKD from the coding sequence ATGGCGCAGATTTCAGGTTTGATGCAGGGCAAGCGCGGGGTCATTCTCGGCGTCGCCAACAACCGCTCGATCGCCTGGGGCATCGCCAAGGCCGCCCGCGCCGCCGGCGCCGAGATCGCGCTGACCTATCAGGGCGACGCGCTGAAGAAGCGGGTCGAGCCGCTGGCCGCCGAGCTCGGCGGCCTCGTGCTCGGGCATTGCGACGTGACCGATCCCGCAACCATCGACGCCATCTTCGACGTGCTCAAGGAGAAATGGGGCAAGATCGACTTCGTCGTTCACGCCATCGCCTTCTCTGACAAGGACCAGCTCGACGGCCGCTATATCGAGACCACGCAGGACAATTTCTCCAAGAGCATGCTGATCAGCTGCTACTCGCTGACCGCGGTCGCGCAGCGCGCGGAGAAGCTGATGACCGATGGTGGCTCGATCATCACGCTGACCTATTACGGCGCCGAGAAGTGGATGCCCCATTATAACGTCATGGGTGTCGCGAAAGCCGCGCTGGAGGCCAGCGTGCGCTACCTCGCTGCCGACCTCGGCGAGAAGAACATCCGCGTCAACGCCATCTCGGCCGGTCCGATCAAGACGCTGGCCGCCTCAGGCATCGGCGATTTCCGCTATATCCTGAAGTGGAACGAGTACAACGCGCCGCTGCGCCGGACCGTGACGATCGAGGAGGTCGGTGACAGCGCCCTTTACCTGCTCTCCGACCTGTCGCGCGGCGTGACCGGCGAGGTGCACCACGTCGATTCCGGCTATCATGTCGTCGGCATGAAGCGGCCGGAGGCACCGGACATCTCGCTGAGCAACTCGGCCGGCGCCAAGGACTAG
- a CDS encoding DnaJ C-terminal domain-containing protein, with translation MRDPYEVLGVPRSASAAAIKSAYRKLAKKHHPDSNKDDPKASARFAEINSANEILGDEEKRKQFDRGEIDADGKPRFQGFPGGGAGRGGPGGFENYTFRSGGGPGGGFGGGGGGFEDILNSMFGGAGRGGRGGGSPFEFDTGGVGIDLDLKVAMSVTLEESVKGGEKRVRLPSGKELNVKVPPGVTAGQQIRLKGQGESAPGHRPGDLLITIQIAPHPFFKVEGSDVRLDLPITLYEAVLGAKVRAPTLGSAVELSIPKNTSSGRTFRLKGKGLPKSDGSAGDLFITTKIVLPDGNDAELEALMTKWRDKHPYNPRSNLS, from the coding sequence ATGCGCGACCCCTATGAGGTCTTGGGGGTGCCGCGAAGCGCCAGCGCTGCGGCCATCAAGAGCGCCTATCGCAAGCTCGCCAAGAAGCATCATCCCGACAGCAACAAGGATGACCCGAAGGCATCGGCCAGGTTTGCCGAGATCAACTCGGCCAACGAGATCCTGGGCGACGAGGAGAAGCGGAAGCAGTTCGATCGCGGGGAGATCGATGCCGACGGCAAGCCCCGCTTCCAGGGCTTTCCTGGCGGCGGCGCCGGCCGTGGCGGTCCCGGCGGGTTCGAGAATTACACCTTCCGCAGCGGCGGCGGACCGGGCGGCGGCTTCGGCGGCGGTGGCGGCGGCTTCGAGGATATTCTCAACAGCATGTTCGGCGGCGCGGGGCGTGGCGGACGCGGCGGCGGCAGCCCGTTCGAGTTCGACACCGGCGGTGTCGGCATCGATCTCGACCTCAAGGTCGCGATGTCGGTGACGCTCGAGGAGTCGGTCAAGGGTGGCGAAAAGCGCGTGCGCCTGCCCTCGGGCAAGGAGCTCAACGTCAAGGTCCCGCCCGGCGTCACCGCCGGCCAGCAGATCCGGCTGAAAGGGCAGGGCGAGAGCGCGCCCGGTCATCGGCCCGGCGACCTCCTGATCACCATCCAGATCGCGCCGCATCCGTTCTTCAAGGTCGAGGGCAGCGACGTCAGGCTCGATCTGCCCATCACGCTGTACGAGGCGGTGCTGGGCGCCAAGGTGCGCGCCCCGACCCTCGGCAGCGCGGTCGAATTGTCGATCCCGAAGAACACCTCCAGCGGGCGGACTTTCCGGCTGAAGGGCAAGGGCCTGCCCAAAAGCGACGGCTCGGCGGGCGATCTGTTCATCACCACGAAGATCGTGCTGCCCGACGGCAACGATGCCGAGCTCGAGGCGCTGATGACCAAGTGGCGCGACAAGCACCCCTACAATCCGCGCAGCAATCTGTCGTAA
- a CDS encoding anti-sigma factor, with translation MMTDPTIPVTEDELHAYVDNELPAERRSDVERWLAAHPADAERVESWRSMAEALHARYDSVVNEPVPPRLDLDGLDRRPRRWMLGAIAASVAAFAVGGAIGWIAHGAATSPALLQNLTGEALDAHRLYVVDVRHPVEVPGEEKAHLQQWLTRRCGRTVQAPELETTGLKLVGGRLLPGPSGPASFLMYESTSGERFTVYATKVGIEAAQMRYTTQGTTSALSWAERGVSYVVSGGSDRTRLTQVARLVYDQAERVGG, from the coding sequence ATGATGACCGATCCGACCATTCCAGTCACCGAGGACGAACTGCACGCCTATGTCGACAACGAGCTGCCGGCGGAGCGCCGCAGCGATGTCGAGCGCTGGCTCGCGGCGCATCCGGCCGACGCCGAGCGGGTCGAATCCTGGCGCAGCATGGCTGAGGCCCTGCACGCGCGCTACGATTCCGTCGTCAACGAGCCGGTGCCGCCGCGGCTGGATCTCGACGGTCTCGATCGTCGGCCGCGCCGCTGGATGCTCGGCGCGATCGCGGCGAGCGTGGCCGCCTTCGCGGTGGGGGGCGCGATCGGCTGGATCGCGCATGGCGCGGCCACATCGCCCGCGCTGCTGCAGAACCTCACCGGCGAGGCGCTGGATGCGCACCGGCTCTATGTCGTCGACGTGCGTCATCCGGTCGAGGTTCCCGGCGAGGAGAAGGCCCATCTGCAGCAATGGCTGACGCGGCGCTGCGGCCGCACCGTGCAGGCACCGGAGCTTGAGACCACCGGCCTGAAACTCGTCGGCGGCCGGCTGCTGCCGGGCCCGAGCGGGCCAGCCTCTTTCCTGATGTATGAAAGCACCTCGGGAGAGCGCTTCACGGTGTACGCGACCAAGGTAGGGATCGAGGCGGCTCAGATGCGCTATACAACCCAGGGCACGACGTCCGCGCTCTCCTGGGCAGAGCGTGGGGTCAGCTACGTCGTCAGCGGCGGCAGCGATAGGACACGTCTCACACAGGTTGCACGCCTTGTTTATGACCAAGCCGAACGCGTGGGCGGCTAG
- a CDS encoding sigma-70 family RNA polymerase sigma factor codes for MSAFRQSVEAMIPALRRYARALARDMDAADDLVQDTLVRALRSERLFLGGDLRSWLYTILTNLNKNRRRSLARRPHFMPLQDDNPDASGTEAEGRDIERALATLVEEQRAVLLLVVLEGLSYREVADIQGVPIGTVMSRLARARAHVRAVLEGERPALRRVK; via the coding sequence ATGAGCGCGTTTCGCCAGAGCGTCGAGGCCATGATTCCGGCACTGCGCCGCTATGCTCGCGCCTTGGCGCGCGACATGGACGCCGCTGACGACCTGGTCCAGGACACCCTGGTGCGGGCGCTGCGGTCCGAGCGGCTCTTCCTCGGCGGCGACCTGCGCAGCTGGCTCTATACGATCCTCACCAACCTCAACAAGAACCGGCGCCGCTCGCTGGCGCGGCGGCCACACTTCATGCCGCTGCAGGACGACAATCCCGATGCCAGCGGCACCGAGGCCGAGGGCCGCGACATCGAGCGCGCGCTGGCGACCCTGGTAGAGGAGCAACGCGCCGTGCTGCTGCTCGTCGTGCTCGAGGGGCTGAGCTACCGCGAGGTGGCCGACATCCAGGGTGTCCCGATCGGCACCGTGATGTCGCGCCTGGCCCGTGCCCGCGCTCATGTCCGCGCCGTCCTCGAGGGCGAGCGCCCGGCGCTGCGGAGGGTGAAATGA
- a CDS encoding histidine phosphatase family protein produces MPRPTIYYIRHGETEWNALGRLQGTQDIPLNALGRLQAVQAGNILSDLVARNGHDAERLPFVASPLTRARTTMELVRETLKLPVADYGLDARLREIGYGKWEGATLPEMQAADPVFYAKRLTEKWTLAPEGGETYADVEVRVRDWYDGLTGDIVAVAHGGTARALMVALGFATPNHAVDLPIQQGAVYVFGENGFEKFS; encoded by the coding sequence ATGCCCCGGCCCACGATCTACTACATCCGCCACGGCGAGACGGAATGGAATGCTCTCGGCCGGCTGCAGGGCACGCAGGACATTCCGCTCAACGCGCTCGGCCGCCTTCAGGCGGTTCAGGCCGGCAACATCCTGAGCGACCTCGTTGCGCGCAACGGTCATGACGCGGAGCGACTGCCTTTTGTCGCAAGCCCGCTGACCCGCGCCCGCACGACGATGGAGCTGGTGCGCGAGACCCTGAAGCTGCCGGTGGCCGATTACGGGCTCGACGCGCGGCTGCGCGAGATCGGCTACGGCAAATGGGAAGGCGCGACCCTGCCGGAGATGCAGGCTGCCGATCCCGTGTTCTACGCCAAGCGCCTGACCGAGAAATGGACGCTGGCGCCGGAGGGCGGCGAGACCTATGCCGATGTCGAGGTCCGGGTGCGCGACTGGTATGATGGGCTGACCGGCGATATCGTGGCGGTGGCGCATGGCGGGACTGCACGGGCGCTGATGGTCGCGCTCGGCTTCGCCACGCCAAACCACGCCGTCGACCTGCCGATCCAGCAGGGCGCGGTGTATGTGTTCGGCGAGAACGGGTTCGAGAAGTTCAGTTAG